From Chryseobacterium camelliae:
GTTCACTGGGTATTACGGCAGGATACAAGTCTCCTTTCGGACAGATAAAGATAAACTTCAGCCATTCACTTAGGAATAATCAAAAAGGCATTTTCAGTGTAATATTAGGACACTGGTTTTAAAATTATGATACAATTTTTTTATGAAACTCAACCGGAATCTGTAAATTCAGATTATATACAATGGCTGGAATCCATTATTATTTCAGAAGGTAAAAAGCCCGGTGAAATCAATTATATTTTTTGTGATGATGAATATCTTCTCAAAATTAATCAGGACTATCTTCAGCATGATTATTATACGGATATCATAACTTTTGATTACGTAAAAGGCAAAACCATAAACGGGGAGATTTTCGTATCTTTGCAGCGTATTTCAGATAATGCTTCTACCCTTTCCAGAGATTATGAAGAAGAGCTCAGAAGGGTTTTAGCCCATGGGATTCTTCATTTATCCGGCTATAAAGACAAGACTGAAGAAGAAGAAAAGCTCATGAGAAGCAAAGAAGATTTTTATCTGAATCAATATTAAAGTTTATTAAAGAATATCTATAATCTGCTTTAATCAATAGGGTTAAAACATCGTCTATCAGGGCTTTTAAACACCTATTCTCAACTAATGTTTCACGTGAAACATTTTAGATAAAATAATAAAATTAGCGCTTTAAAGAGCATATAAAGATGATTTCAGAAGTTTATGATGTAATTGTAGTAGGTGCAGGACATGCCGGTTGTGAAGCCGCTGCCGCTGCTGCCAATATGGGTTCAAAAACCCTGTTGATTACAATGAATATGCAGACCATCGGACAGATGAGCTGCAACCCTGCCATGGGTGGAATAGCCAAAGGGCAGATTGTAAGAGAAATTGATGCGATGGGCGGATATTCAGGAATTGTGGCAGATAAATCCGCCATACAATTCAAAATGCTTAACCTCTCCAAAGGACCAGCCATGTGGTCTCCAAGAACACAAAACGACAGGATGCTTTTTGCTGAAGAATGGAGGCTCGCCCTTGAAAATACACCTAATCTGGATTTCTTCCAGGATATGGTAAAACAATTGATCGTTGAAAATAATACCGTAAAAGGAGTAGTAACTTCTTTAGGAATTGAAATAAAGGGAAAATCTGTTGTTTTAACCAATGGAACATTCTTGAACGGATTGATCCATGTGGGCGATAAACAACTGGGAGGTGGAAGAATGGGTGAACCAAGAGCTTTCGGAATCACAGAACAACTGGTTTCTTTAGGGTTTGAAGCAGGAAGAATGAAGACCGGTACCCCACCCCGCGTAGACGGAAGAAGCCTGGACTATTCTAAAATGGAAGAACAAAAAGGAGATGAAAATCCTCAAAAGTTCAGTTATCTTGATACACCTAAATTAACAAAACAATTAAGCTGCCATATTGTATATACCAATGAAACGGTACATGATATTTTACGCGAAGGATTTGACAGAAGTCCAATGTTCAATGGAACGATCCAGAGTTTAGGTCCAAGATACTGCCCTAGTATCGAAGATAAGATCAACCGGTTTGCAGAAAGAAACAGGCATCAGCTTTTTGTAGAACCTGAAGGATGGAAAACTGTTGAAATCTACGTGAATGGCTTCAGTTCTTCGTTGCCTGAAGATGTTCAGATCAAAGCAATGAAACACATTCCGGGGTTTGAGAATGTAAAAGTTTTCCGTCCGGGATATGCCATTGAATATGATTACTTCCCTCCTACCCAGTTAAAGCATACACTGGAAACAAAATTAATTGATCATTTATATTTCGCCGGACAGATTAACGGAACTACTGGATATGAAGAAGCAGCCGGTCAGGGACTGATAGCAGGTATTAATGCGCATAATAAAGTTCATGAAAAAGACGAATTTATTCTGAACAGGGATGAAGCTTATATCGGAGTTCTTATTGATGATCTTATTACAAAAGGTACCGAAGAACCTTACAGGATGTTTACATCCAGAGCAGAATACCGCCTTCTTCTCAGACAGGACAATGCAGATATCAGGCTAACGGAAAAAGCCTACAATTTAGGTTTAGCAAAAGAAGAAAGACTGAAAGCAGTAGAAAAGAAAGTGGCTCAGAGCGAAGAACTGGAGTCATTTTTAAGGGAATCTTCTTTAAAACCGGGTATAATTAATCCTATCCTGGAATCCATTGAAAGCAGTCCTGTGGATCAGGCTTACAGAGCCTCTCAGATCCTTACCAGACCTAATATGACACTGGAAAAGCTTGAATCCATAGAATCTATCGGTAATTTTCTTTCGCAATACAACGACGAAGTAAGAGAACAGGCAGAGGTCAACATCAAATACAGAGGCTATATTGAAAAAGAAAAGGAAAATGTGGCAAAACTGAACCGTCTGGAGAATATCAAAATCCCTGAAGATTTCGATTTTACGAAACTATCCAGTCTGTCCGCAGAAGCTAAACAGAAAATGACACGTGTCCGTCCTAAAACCATTGCTCAGGCAGGAAGAATCAGCGGAGTTTCACCGGCAGATATCAATGTTTTGCTGGTTTATTTAGGAAGATAAGATGAAGATGTTCCACGTGAAACATATCAAAATAAAAAATTAAAAGTTATACTCAACTTATCCACAATTCATAGCTTTTAATAACGATTTATGCTTATTCAATGAAAATAAAAGATCATTTTCTCTCGCAGGAAATTTTTGATATTAAAGAAACGGAAACTCCGGGAGTTTTTAAAACCTCCCCTATTCCATCTGATCTGTCAAGATATTATGAAAGTGAGGATTACATTTCCCATCATCAGGATTCAGGGAGCCTGAAGGAAAAACTGTATAAATTCCTTCAGTCGTTTAATCTGCAATACAAAAAGACAATTCTACTGGACAGGATTTCCAAAGGTGGAAAGGTATTAGACTACGGATGTGGTGCCGGACAATTTGTGAAATTTATCGAAAATGATTTTGAAACCTTAGGATTTGAACCGGATCCGGATGCCCGTACAGCAGCTGCAGCAAAACTAAAAAAAGCATCGCTGGTTAATGATATAAGAAATATTGAAGATGGAACTTTAGATGCTATCACTTTGTGGCATGTTTTTGAGCATATAGAAAACCAGGATGAAATGCTCCACTTGTTTCATGAAAAATTAAAGGACAAAGGACTGCTCATCATAGCAGTTCCTAATCCTACGTCTTATGATGCAAAACATTACGGGCCGTATTGGGCAGCGTATGATGTACCCAGACATATCTTTCATTTCTCTAAAAACGGAATGGAAAATTTAATCAGAAAGAAATCAGGATGGAAACTGCGAAAAATAAAACCATTGGTGCTTGATTCCTATTACATCTCCATGCTCAGCGAAAAATACCGTAAATCACCGTTTTTTTGGGTAAAAGCTGTAGTTCACGGAACGATTTCTAACGTAAAAGCCCTTTTTTCGAACGAATTTTCAAGTTTGATATACATTATCGAAAAAAGATAGAAAATCGATTTTTGGGCTATTTCTGAAAGCCAATTTTTCGTATTCTTCTATAAATTTTTGTTTTTTCAGAGTAATCAGAAGTAAAATAATTGTTCCTTATTAATCAAAGAGCAAAAAAATTTGATGGCTACCCTACCCTGATGATTTGAATTTTTTTAAATTATAAGAAGATAGAAATCTGTCATTTGATTTAATTGAATATATAAAAATTAAAAAACTTAATTTCTTTGAGTATTCTTGATACGCTTTAAATTTTGATCTGGTTAGCCATTGACAAATTAGCATGAAAGTATAAACAGTCATAAAACAAAAAAGGTCCTCTGAAAATTCAGAGGACCTCTTCTTTTATAAAAAATATTTTTTACTTATTGATAGCAGCTACTCCTGGAAGTTCAAGTCCTTCAAGGCTTTCAAGCATCGCACCGCCACCGGTAGACACATAACTCATTTTATCTGCATAACCGAATTGTTTTACAAACGCAACGCTGTCGCCTCCTCCTACCAGGGAAAAAGCACCCAGCTTGGTTGCCTCTGCAATGCTGTTTCCTAAAGCAATGGTTCCTTCAGCAAAATTAGGCATCTCAAATACACCAATCGGCCCGTTCCAAAGGATGGTTCTGGAGTTCAGCAATACATCATTGAACTGATCCCTGGATTTATTTCCTGCATCCATTCCCATCCATCCGTCAGGAATAGCATAAATATCAACTTCTTTTCTTTCTGCATCATTGCTAAAGCTCTCAGCAACGATCGTATCTGAAGGCAAATAAACTTTTACATTATGCTCTTTTGCTTTCCCAAGGATTTCTATGGCTAGAGAAAGCTTATCATCCTCAACGAGCGAATTTCCGATTTTTCCGCCTAAAGCCTTAATAAAGGTAAAGGACATCCCTCCACCAATAATCAGATTATCAACAGCCGGAAGTATATTTTCAATAACGGTAATTTTAGTTGACACCTTAGATCCACCCAAAATAGCTGTTACCGGTCTCTCCCCGCTTTTTAATACCTTGTCGATAGCCTGAAGCTCTTTAGCCATCAATAAACCGAAAAACTTAGTTGATGGAAAAAACCTAGCAATAACTGCAGTGGAAGCGTGCGCACGGTGCGCGGTCCCGAATGCGTCGTTTACATAAGCATCTCCAAGTTTTGAAAGCTGCTCGGCAAAACCTTCATCCCCTTTCTCCTCTTCTTTATGAAAGCGCAGATTTTCCAGCAATAAGATTTCGCCGGGCTGAAGCGCCTGAGCTTCCTGTTCAGCCTTCTCCCCTACGCACTCATCAACAAATTTGACTTCCTTTCCCAAAACGCTGGACACTTCGTCCACAATATGACGCAAAGAGAACTCATCTTTTACTTCACCTTTGGGTCTACCCAGGTGAGCCATAAGGATTACAGCACCCCCATCTGCCAGAATTTTGTCAACGGTTGGCTTCACAGCGACAATCCTGGTATTGTCTGTTACTTTCAGCTGCTCATCCTGCGGAACATTGAAGTCAACCCGAACAAGGGCCTTCTTATCTTTAAAATTAAAATCTTTGATTGTTTTCATAAAATATCGTAGAATTTTCTCTTTCACAAATGTAAGATTTTAAAATCTGGGAACGAATCGGAACAAATAAAAGTTTTCAGAAAAATTAATCCGCACACCCAACACTCACTAACCAACAATTTCTTTTTCTATAAAAAAAAATAATGTTACTGTTGTTGAGTGTTGTGAATTTAGGGGATAAGTTTTCAGGAAATACTTCATAACATTTGTTTGGAGGTACAATTCACATTTTATTTACATTATAATTTTTTGGAAATCAGTTTTTTCAGGTACTTATTAACAAATATGGATAACTTTTCCCCAATTTCCTTTATGAATAACTGATTTCTGGAAAAGCCGGAGAATTTCTGAAGGAAAGTTCTGCGAACATTTTCATGAAAAATATAAAAAGGATTTCTATTACAAATTTTTTCAATGTTACGAAACATTTATTTTACGGGACTTATCCACACTTACTAACAAAGCTTTAAACAATTAATCCCCGAACGGCTAACAAACTTTGTGAATATTCTTACCTTTGCAGAGAAATAGATCAAAAAGAGACTTAATAAAATTGTTATGAAAAGAAAAATCGCTATTGCGGCTGACCACGCTGGTTTTGAGTACAAAGAAATTGTTAAGAACTTTCTTTCAGAAAACTTTGAGGTTCAGGATTTTGGAACGTTTTCCACAGACAGTGTGGATTATCCGGACTTTGTACACCCCGCAGCGACCTCTGTAGAAAATGGAGAAAACGAGCTGGGCATCCTGATCTGCGGAAGCGGAAACGGAGTACAGATTACAGCGAACAAGCATCAAAAGATCAGGTGTGCATTATGCTGGATGCCGGAGATCGCAGCACTGGCAAGACAGCACAACGATGCGAATATGATATCCATCCCGGCGAGGTTCATATCCAAGGAGCTGGCCATAGAAATTGCAGACAAATTTCTGTCTACCGATTTCGAAGGCGGAAGACACCAGACCAGAGTAGATAAAATTGCATTCTGTTAAATTATAAAGGCTTGTAAATCAATTTGCAAGCCTTATTTATTTTTTATTCGTATATTTGCGGCGTCTGACAGAATGTACCAGTCTGTCAATTCCATATAACCTGCATGATGCCGATCAGCATTTTTGTTAACGGTTTTCTATTTCCCTTCTCCAATTTTATAGTATATTTATATCAACTAAAGGCTTCTGTTATCCGGCAGTTGGAAAGAAAATTGATGTTGTAAAACAAATATTACATTTGAAATAAAACCTTTGTGTATTTTTATTCCGGATTATGGTGAATAAAAAAATCCAATGCAGTAGAATGTAAAAAACAGGATCTGGAAAAGAATTATGATATTATGTAATCATCCGGATCATATTAATCATCGGAGCCATCCGATTTATAAAAAGAATTTAAAATGCCAAAAAAAAGAAAATATATAAGTCAGAAAAATGACCATAAACTCCGGGAGATCGGAAAGCTGATTCTCCGTTATATGAACGAAAACTCAACAAAAGTTTATAATTACAAACAGATTGCAGACGGAATCGATTATAAGAATCCCAGGCAGAGA
This genomic window contains:
- the ybeY gene encoding rRNA maturation RNase YbeY translates to MIQFFYETQPESVNSDYIQWLESIIISEGKKPGEINYIFCDDEYLLKINQDYLQHDYYTDIITFDYVKGKTINGEIFVSLQRISDNASTLSRDYEEELRRVLAHGILHLSGYKDKTEEEEKLMRSKEDFYLNQY
- the mnmG gene encoding tRNA uridine-5-carboxymethylaminomethyl(34) synthesis enzyme MnmG; its protein translation is MISEVYDVIVVGAGHAGCEAAAAAANMGSKTLLITMNMQTIGQMSCNPAMGGIAKGQIVREIDAMGGYSGIVADKSAIQFKMLNLSKGPAMWSPRTQNDRMLFAEEWRLALENTPNLDFFQDMVKQLIVENNTVKGVVTSLGIEIKGKSVVLTNGTFLNGLIHVGDKQLGGGRMGEPRAFGITEQLVSLGFEAGRMKTGTPPRVDGRSLDYSKMEEQKGDENPQKFSYLDTPKLTKQLSCHIVYTNETVHDILREGFDRSPMFNGTIQSLGPRYCPSIEDKINRFAERNRHQLFVEPEGWKTVEIYVNGFSSSLPEDVQIKAMKHIPGFENVKVFRPGYAIEYDYFPPTQLKHTLETKLIDHLYFAGQINGTTGYEEAAGQGLIAGINAHNKVHEKDEFILNRDEAYIGVLIDDLITKGTEEPYRMFTSRAEYRLLLRQDNADIRLTEKAYNLGLAKEERLKAVEKKVAQSEELESFLRESSLKPGIINPILESIESSPVDQAYRASQILTRPNMTLEKLESIESIGNFLSQYNDEVREQAEVNIKYRGYIEKEKENVAKLNRLENIKIPEDFDFTKLSSLSAEAKQKMTRVRPKTIAQAGRISGVSPADINVLLVYLGR
- a CDS encoding class I SAM-dependent methyltransferase, coding for MKIKDHFLSQEIFDIKETETPGVFKTSPIPSDLSRYYESEDYISHHQDSGSLKEKLYKFLQSFNLQYKKTILLDRISKGGKVLDYGCGAGQFVKFIENDFETLGFEPDPDARTAAAAKLKKASLVNDIRNIEDGTLDAITLWHVFEHIENQDEMLHLFHEKLKDKGLLIIAVPNPTSYDAKHYGPYWAAYDVPRHIFHFSKNGMENLIRKKSGWKLRKIKPLVLDSYYISMLSEKYRKSPFFWVKAVVHGTISNVKALFSNEFSSLIYIIEKR
- a CDS encoding phosphoglycerate kinase — protein: MKTIKDFNFKDKKALVRVDFNVPQDEQLKVTDNTRIVAVKPTVDKILADGGAVILMAHLGRPKGEVKDEFSLRHIVDEVSSVLGKEVKFVDECVGEKAEQEAQALQPGEILLLENLRFHKEEEKGDEGFAEQLSKLGDAYVNDAFGTAHRAHASTAVIARFFPSTKFFGLLMAKELQAIDKVLKSGERPVTAILGGSKVSTKITVIENILPAVDNLIIGGGMSFTFIKALGGKIGNSLVEDDKLSLAIEILGKAKEHNVKVYLPSDTIVAESFSNDAERKEVDIYAIPDGWMGMDAGNKSRDQFNDVLLNSRTILWNGPIGVFEMPNFAEGTIALGNSIAEATKLGAFSLVGGGDSVAFVKQFGYADKMSYVSTGGGAMLESLEGLELPGVAAINK
- the rpiB gene encoding ribose 5-phosphate isomerase B, whose amino-acid sequence is MKRKIAIAADHAGFEYKEIVKNFLSENFEVQDFGTFSTDSVDYPDFVHPAATSVENGENELGILICGSGNGVQITANKHQKIRCALCWMPEIAALARQHNDANMISIPARFISKELAIEIADKFLSTDFEGGRHQTRVDKIAFC